The nucleotide window atattagatAACTCAAATATGTGGATTCTGATCTATATTTTTCACAAACTTCCAACGAACTCGACTCCTTTAATTTCATAGTCCACTATTGCTTCCAACTTGTGAATCAACCTCCAATAGAATTCACAATCAAGCCACCTGTGATAAAAATCTCATTCAACTATTAGACCATTAATATTCATTTCTAACAAATCTAAAGATTTCATTAATGCTTTACTTAGCCAGAATCCAAATCTTCTTCATTCATGTGGATCAAGTGACCCAAATCACTTGCTTACCCCAAGTTAAATAATTTGAGACAATAGTTTAACCAGTTACCACTGTAATCTAATCCACTTACTAAATAAACATCATGGTTATGATATTTGTACACAACTTGGAATCATGTGCATATGTACTTATTTAATTCAAAGCATCCCATTTATTAAGATTGTGGTTTGGAAGCCACGTACTAATTTGACTTTTAATAAGTCAACAACCCTTTATTAGATTAACCGTTATCAACACATTTAAAATTCTACCCTTAGTAAAAAAAACATCATAATCACTGGGCAAGTCATGTACCCATGACTTGAATTCATCTTACCAATTAAATAGTTTCAAATCTATAATACAGATACTTACCATACTCATGGGTTATGATTCCCTTGTCCATGGTATTCTCCTATGAATACCTCCAATTTAACATTTCATACTTTAATATTCTCATATAAGTTCCACATTAAAGCACAAGATGTTCTACGTATACAAGTACAAGAACCTGCAAACAATAAATCTATATTCCTGCATACAACTATTAAGTGCCAGAAGCACTTACCTTGACCCGTAAGTAGTTGATACGTATTCCATATGTCCGTCCCGTTGCCTACCAAGTTCGCGCCCAGAATGGCATGTACCTGTCCTTTCATGTCCACGTTTACATGTCATTATTAGCAAACGTTATAACTCATATTATCAATTACTTTATTCATACATCGAGAAATTCTACACATGGTTCTATATACCACATACGTGTGTTATAGTACACATTCCAccatatattaaattaaatacattCATACATGCATAATTACCAATGATTACATAAGAATACATACAATTTACAATTCATAATGCCATAGACCATTACTAGAAGGTTCAACTACCTTTACTTAGAACAATTTCGTCATTTCATTCTAGTTAAGTAATCATTCAAGTATCATCCGGAGATATCATACAACATCACATTTCATGTCTATTACCATAAGATAGCATACAATTTCATCTAGTAGGATAAAATTGGCTTTTCATTAACACTTGGTGTGCACAAAATCATTTAAACAcaatgtacaagtattttatACATAGTCTTCCTAGTTCTTGCATAAAATCATGTTTCATGCATTCCAAGATAATTCAAATAGCAAGAATACATATTCGATATGCTCATGCAACATACTAAACCAAGATTTGGACATGGGTTTTCACCCATGTCGCCATCTTCATCACCCTCTCTAAGGTTTCACCTCAATCCACCAAATAATGAGTTACCGAGAAATAGTTTAGAACTTCATCCCCGATATTATTTGTACGTCTCATAACATTAAATATTACCGAGTCAACATTTGTATGGGGTCATACCTTTGCGGACACGCTGTCCTAAACCGGTTTGTAAGAAAATCATGTAACGAAATGCGACACAAACTTGTCGAGCCCATAACTTGGTCATCCGGACTCCGATCTGGGTGATTCAGGTGTCCATGGAACCCTATTTTCAAGATCTAAACATAACACTTGTTGTTTCAGCTGGAAACAGTTGCTATTGTTGCTGGAAAGACCAAACAGCCACCGGAAACCCTTCCAGCAAGCTGTTCTGTTCAGGGCAGTAAATATCCGACCTCCAAGCCTCTAAATGACGATCCCAACGGTCAAAATCTTTGTATATATGTGTAGAAGACTCGATCCAAATTTGAGCTCGATCCAACGGTTAGATCTTCGGGAATCATCTGATCTTTGCTGCTATAAACTTCAAAAACGGGATTTCTCCCTTTTCTCTCTTCCTTAGCTCCCAAAACCGAAAATTATCAATGTGAGGGAGATGGAGGCGGCCCTAACATGTTTTAGGGTATTAAAGTTTGCCACTTATCACACTTGGTCCCTCTTAGTTCAATAGTTTTGACATTTTCAACCCGAAACTTCTAGATTTGCATAAAACGAGCGTTTCTTGAGATGTTTTGTACGAGTCTCTTTAAATGTGTATTCACACTTTTGACAAACACTTCTCTAATAAATAAGCCATTTTATTTTTGTCATGATTTAATCCGGAATCTAATGCAGCACGTCAAGACTTAGAAATTGGGGTGTTACATTTAATCTTTCCATTCATTACAATTTAAGCCCTCATGTTTGGATGTTTATATTATTATGGCCAAAATGCATTCTTTTAGGTTAAAATCCTATTTACCCCTTTAACAATGTTCATAATTCTACTTACCATTCTAACGACAATTACATTCATAATTACTTATTTCGTCATATTTTCATATACgacttttggggtgttacacgtcgctgcctcatattcaaatctttctgattgaacaggtgctggaggctcttgtgatcagaatagatcatgaatttaatgccatacaaatagtgcctccatagctttagtgcaaatacaacgacacccaactccaagtcatgggtggtgtaattcttttcatgcactttcaattgacgtgaagcataggcaataaccttgcctttctgcataagcacacaacccatcccggtgtgtgatgcatcacagtataccacaaattcttccattccgtccggcaatgtcaacacaggagcattgtTTAGCTTCTGTttaaggatatcaaaagcttcttgctgcttagggccccagttaaactttatattcttcctagttaaagaagttaggggtgcagcaatccttgagaaattttcgatgaagcgtctgtagtatcctgctagacctaggaaactgcgaatctccgtaggcgtcttcggctcctgccaattcatgacgacttcaaccttggcgggatccacttggataccacgctcactgactacatgtccaaggaattgaacttctcgtagccaaaattcacatttagagaatttggcataaagcttttcttgatgaagcagtttaagaatacatcgaagatgcttctcgtggtcagcttgactttttgagtagatgaggatatcatcgatgaagacaatgacaaatttatccaaatacggcttgcagacgcgattcatgagatccatgaatgcggcaggtgcattagtgagcccaaaaggcatcactaggaactcgaaatgactataacgagtcctaaatgcagtcttgtgcacatcttcgtccttgaccttcaattgatggtagcctgaccttagattaatcttggaaaagtagcttgctccttgcaactgatcgaacagatcgtcgatcctgggcaaagaatacctattcttgatagtaagcttattaagctcacggtaatcgatgcatagacgcatcgaaccatctttctttttgacgaacaagatcggtgctccccatggagacgaactaggtctaacaaaacctttggctagcagatcatctagctgcgtcctcaattctttcatttctgttggtgccaatctataaggtgcccttgcaataggcgctgctcctggaatgatgtcgatactgaattccacatgcctatctggtggcaaaccaggcagttcttctgggaaaacttcagggtagtcagagatgactgggatgtcttcaatcttgggtttctcctcaccaatGGTCACCTGttccatataaatgacacatcccttcttcaaacatctggatgccttgagcatagacacgtgcgcaggcaatccatgccgagtatctccttgaatggtaagtggttctccagacggagtcttgatcaccacttgtttcttgttgcacacaatctgagcttggttatgcgataaccaatccatacccaacactatgtcgaaaccagctagcttaaagggtaacagggataaaggaaatgagtggttcctaacggatatgacacatccatctaacacagttgagactgtttccatagtcccatctgctaactctacctcataattcacattcaaggctttaacaggcaattttaacaactcacaaaacttactatccacaaaggatttatctgctccagaatcaaataatactcttgcgaatacatcactaatgagaaacgtaccggttatgacgttgtcgttctggatagcgtcttgaacattcatctgaaagaccctggcattggtctttttcccttcttcagccttcttcaccagctttgggcagttagtcttgatgtgccctttttcattgcaactataacaagttgcatcctttagtttcttgcactcaagagtcttatgctcagaggacttgcaaatcccacacgccttcggctgggatttctgttcatatctgcacctcccgaaatggtgcttattgcaaaccttgcacttgggcttatcgcccgactgcTGATCACCCTTCTTGGTctcagaccccttcttgtggtcgcGGTTCCCCCTATGCTTCTCGCTCGACtgacgtgaattatcatcttcacgtttccttttcTCAGTGTCAGCATTTCTCAATGATCCCTGCCTCACTGCATatagtgtgagagacagagatatatctgctaTGGATCTAAATATAGCGGGCcaagaggccttcacgctagctttgatttctgggtccagacccccaatgaagcgcgcgatcCTTTTGGGTTCCAGGGTCACAAGGTATGGAACCAATCtggacagggtgttgaaacttgtaagatatgcctggcaatcgaagttcttcatgaccagtgataggaaatcagattctatcttctcgacctcgtgttgagggcagtagttttctttgatgagagcaacaaattgctcccatgtcatgctgtacaaAGCAACCTttccagaggcttgaaccaatgacctccaccacgctagggcttcacctttaaatgactgggatacaaactttaccacatccctctcagcacaaccactaatgtccacaacagtgtccatttcgtctagccaggtcatgcaatccacaacgcctttttccccagtaaaatctcggggcttgcaggaaacaaaatacttatatgtgcaacccttggcgcgaggtgcatcatcgaacactattTTCTTGGGAcagacactattctcatttgacGAGTGTCGGTCATCATCCTTTTTAGGTTTAGGCTGGACAGATGGTGGTTTGCTATGAGATTCAGAATGGGTtcttggtttagagtgtggtgcagatcGGGTCCTACTTCGAGACTCGCTATAATCTTCATACTGCCGTTCTAAGGCCGTTTTAACAGCGTCGTCTACTAACGCTTTTAATTCAGCACCCGTTAtattaatttgggcgttatcattctCATTCTCCTTTGGATGACTGTTATTTTCGTCCGAGTCAGCCATTGaaatcttgatctgctacaaaaGATAATAACAGAAGTCTTATtcgggagtttattatggaattaccCTTATTGGGTaattcatcaaccatggtaaacatagtccatatctggttaatttgttactcacatttatttaggattttaatataacttatcctaattacaaataatattgttagtggcacagaagcctagtcacagggacatttttatattataagccaggatttcagagaatcaaggcatgcgGGTTTGGAAATAGTTCCttacctttctgacagggagtcatagactacagtTGTCCTTTGTCTTAAATGACAAtgagtatagcccgtaggcactacatcactaatggatgtttgataagtgATCATCTACTTGATGAtgtaaacccatgatttataaatcattaatttaggtttTGGAATACTTAGGAGGATCCTTGTGTAAAATgacacgtgtgattttaacgaatcacgtctgccaggattgttaacatgtttacagaggttaaccggaatctgaatcttttaaccaggtcttaccatcttggccgggtcttataacgacaccaggctaggtttaaccactaagattctttatttagtaactggtaggcagattaatttaaaaggaatgatttttgatttatttatttcatataattatgcatataatgacggagatgaaatttataaacttaacattccaatatatataaaaaattacacactgccctaaacgggactttttaaaagatgaaatacctacgcagaggttatatagaaaacaagtcctcgcagggaccaaatactagGATAAATATccgtgcagggactaaaagataagtccacgcagggactaaacacaaaataaatgtccatgcagggactaaaacaaataaatgtccacacagggacttgattaaaataggaaatacaatagtacatctagagactaatgatctcgcttcttcttcccttttaacaggtttgctaggcctttgaggaatccacgaaTGTTCTTACactcttgctcaaagtctcgttccactctgTTTAAACGGTAGAGGATTTCTTCCTGGTCTGGTGGGGAAAACGCGGCTGCTACGATAAGTGCTGAGCCGGAGGTCTAGAGGGTATTGGgtacccatgagttgagtatcccattccccaaggtgTTTCATAAGGTACTTCAGGATGAAGGGCGTGATAATTTACCACTGCTTCTATGTATGGGTCGCCACccatatagttgtagtgagtgtgagctggctgcttaaacgggttgtacgctgtggaaccggcgtacgcaggtatcgggttatcatagccgaatggtggcggaggtggtgcaactggtgtagaattcacctctgcagggtgactcgaaggtccacccatttgtgggtcttctggTAGTGGCGGGaaatgactgccactggagtgtcgaggggtgctgaaatgaaaatcccctctttgtgcggatatccgcgcgcctgatctcctatgCCTTGGCAGATCcggaggtgcttgttgaactCGTGGTggcggaggcggtggcgtaactgccacgaaacgtgaatcctcggaaggatcctgttgctgctatTGTTGCTGGTGAGGTGAAGAATGGTGAGAGGGTCTAAAGTACCACTCACACTGGtcgaacctcgcctggtaactgtctggaccctgatagggtgttccatggaaggatgacccatcagagatctcgataggatggttgggggtacctcttgcaggttcgatgggatccgtgtcctcgtccatatccatcgtattgtcttcggagaaatggtcctctggtcctagagggttaaaacctactggttcttggacatagtttgccgggttgaactgtccttggaagaaaggagtgggatcgccataagaacggtgcgaaacagaacgctggagaggtatgaacgaaggttgagggttactgggctcattttccgagttcggcccaaaagagtgacggtatgaaggcgtcgaactgtgtgaggtagaccgtctagcgggctcaaagaggttcctcctacgcctctgaggttcttcactccttgtgctggaaggagctcgcatgtgtgaaggtccggcctcgtgatcattgtgagtagtgatcggccctttgcctcttcctcctcttctgattgctggtggcatatttcctgcttaaacaattttaaatcaacaataaacaataaaagacaaactagaacaataattcgaatttgtcctatgttcttgtctagactcgagtatgtgcaattgtgtcattgagattaaacacataaggatagtgtttaattcactcaatgttggctctgataccaacctgtcacaccccgatttccacacgtttcaccggtgggcccggtgggggattaccgtgacgtagttggcaacaatatagtcaaacaacacaatatttaaatgcacagcggaagcataaagatagatgtatttcaaccaacaaatgtaatatccaagtatcacaagtagtcgaaataatccacaggggatcaaaataaaataggaatataatgttcaacagatagtggcatccaggcttgcgagattctaacgatgctaaggagtggccagcctatttcgtgtagaacctgcatttaatctttttgaggaaaatacgtcagtttacactggtaaatacattcaaccgacacttttaaaaagtttaataaaattgatttgaatgcacgaggcacaaacttttataacttgggataattaatcaaatttaatcttgtaaaagaattacatgttcgttatgcgttcagtcacccggttcgtgccgggtttaaggttaattgacacaccacatagtacaaAACCGCGACGGgaaaaaccaacggttataccacgtttcaccggtgggcccgatgggggattaccgtgacgtagttggcaacaatatagtcaaacaacacaatatttaaatgcacagcggaagcataaagatagatgtatttcaaccaacaaatgtaatatccaagtatcacaagtagtcgaaataatccacaggggatcaaaataaaataggaatataatgttcaacagatagtggcatccaagcttgcgagactctaaccatgctaaggagtggccagcctatttcgtgtagaacctgcatttaatctttttgaggaaaatacgtcagtttacactggtaaatacattcaaccgacacttttaaaaattttaataaaattgatttgaatgcacgaggcacaaacttttataacttgggataattaatcaaatttaatcttgtaaaagaattacatgttcgttatgcgttcagtcgcccggttcgtgtcgggtttaaggttaattgacacaccacatagtacaaAACCGCGGCAGgaaaaaccaacggttatacctttatatgtatggacacattgtcgggtgtacacttacacccgcgtgtcaaggtcgtggccatttcgtaaaatgatgccaaggatattcgggacatggtcattaagctcccaaaggcgtaaaacaaacaaaacagattttCAAGCGGGTCACGTTGATAacacccaactactaatgagttagggtcaattgcccgaccaagcggtattttatataccgtaccccaagcctatcgggtggcaaaccaggtagttcttcaggaaaaacttcagggtattcagaaataacggggatatcttcaatcttgggcttctgctcatcaatggtcacctgtgccatataaatgacacagcctttcttcaaacatctggatgcctttagcatagccacttgctcaggcaatccatgatgagtatctccctgaatggtaagtggttcaccagacggagtcttgatcaccacttgcctcttgttgcacacaatctgggcttagttatgcgataaccaatccatacctatcactacATCGAAACCGGCTAATTTAAACGGAAGGAGGGACaagggaaaagagtggttcctaatggatatgacacatccatctaacacggtCGAAGCGGTTTCTATAGTTCCGTCAGCTAACTCCACTTCATACTttacacttaaggctttaacaggcaatcttaacaactcacaaaacttattatctacaaaggatttatccgctccagaatcaaacaatactcttgcgtaaacatcattaatgagaaacgtaccggttatgacattgtcgttctggatggcctcctaagcattcatttgaaagaccctggcgtcggtcttcttcccttcctcagctttctttgccagttttgggcagttggtcttgatatgccctttttcattgcaactatagcaagttgcatccttcaacttTTTGCAATCAAGGGTCctgtgctcagaggacttgcaaattccacatgTCTTCGGCTGAGATTGGGATTTCTgctcatacctgcacctcccaaaatggtgcttcttgcaaacttTGCACTTGGGTCTATCACCCGATTGTTGATCACCTTTCTTAGATCCCGACCCCTTTTTGTGATCCTGATTTCCTTTATGCTTCTTGTTTGATCGGCGTGAATTGTCATCATTTTGCTTTCTCTTCTCAGCGTCTGAGTTCCTTAGCGATCTTTGCCTGACCGCGTCCAACGTAAGGGACAAGGAAATATCAGCTGCGGACCTGAAcgtagcgggccgagaggccttcacgcttgcttttatttctggggccaaacccccaatgaaacgtgcaATTCTCTTGGGTTCTGGGGTCACTaggtaaggaaccaaccttgacatagtattgaagcttgtgagataagcctggcaatccaggtttttCATGACTAGagataggaaatcagattctatcttttcaacctcatgatgagggcagtaattttctttgataagagcaacaaattgctcccaagacatgttgtacaatggaacttttccagaggcttgaatcaatgatctccaccatgctagggcttcacccttaaatgattGGGATACAAACTTTACAATGTCCTTTTCAGCataaccactaatgtccacaacagtgtccatttcatccagccaagtcatgcaatccacagcgcccttctccccagtaaaatctcggggcttgcatgaaacaaagtacttgtACGTGCATCCTTTAGCGTGAGGTGCATTATCGAACACTatcttcttggggtgaacactgttcTCGTTTGAAgaatgtcgatcatcatctttcttagggTTAGGCTGGAtagagggtggtttgctatgagcTTCAGAATGGGTTTTAGGCTTGGAATGAGGCGTAGACAGGGTTCTACTTCGGGTCTTAGAGGACTCACTGTTCTGCCTCTCCAAAGCTTTTGTAACGGCATTATCTACTAGCGCTTGcagctccgcaccagttaactgtattctagcattatcgtggttttccaccggatgactatttacttcatccgacccagccatgtagcttcaattgctacatatagaaatgatgggcaaggttttatt belongs to Helianthus annuus cultivar XRQ/B chromosome 5, HanXRQr2.0-SUNRISE, whole genome shotgun sequence and includes:
- the LOC110941659 gene encoding uncharacterized protein LOC110941659, yielding MTKLWARQVCVAFRYMIFLQTGLGQRVRKGTCHSGRELGRQRDGHMEYVSTTYGSRWLDCEFYWRLIHKLEAIVDYEIKGVEFVGSIMGTRGSRSDEWNKVW